From the Halomonas meridiana genome, one window contains:
- the rplA gene encoding 50S ribosomal protein L1, which produces MAKLSKRAKVIREKVDPNKAYSLEEAVALLSELSTVKFKESLDVAINLGVDPRKSDQVVRGATVMPNGTGKDVRVAVFTQGANADAAKEAGADIVGMDDLAEQVKKGVMDFDVVIASPDAMRVVGQLGQILGPRGLMPNPKVGTVTPDVATAVKNAKAGQVRFRTDKNGIIHTTLGKVDFDAASVQGNLEALVADLKKLKPSSSKGIYFKKITLSTTMGPGLTIDHSALV; this is translated from the coding sequence ATGGCTAAACTGTCTAAGCGCGCGAAAGTCATTCGCGAGAAAGTAGACCCGAATAAAGCATACTCTTTGGAAGAAGCCGTTGCGCTGCTGTCCGAGCTGTCGACTGTCAAATTCAAAGAGTCTCTGGACGTTGCGATCAACCTGGGTGTCGATCCGCGTAAATCTGACCAGGTTGTACGTGGTGCCACCGTTATGCCTAACGGTACTGGCAAAGACGTACGCGTAGCGGTCTTCACCCAGGGTGCTAACGCTGATGCTGCTAAAGAAGCCGGCGCTGACATCGTGGGTATGGACGATCTGGCTGAGCAAGTCAAAAAAGGCGTGATGGATTTCGACGTCGTTATCGCTTCTCCGGATGCGATGCGCGTTGTGGGTCAGCTGGGCCAAATTCTTGGCCCGCGCGGCCTGATGCCGAACCCGAAAGTAGGCACTGTAACGCCTGACGTGGCGACTGCGGTCAAGAACGCCAAAGCGGGTCAGGTGCGTTTCCGTACCGACAAGAACGGCATCATCCACACTACCCTGGGTAAAGTGGACTTTGACGCAGCTTCCGTTCAGGGCAACCTGGAAGCGCTGGTAGCTGACCTGAAGAAGCTCAAGCCGAGCTCCTCTAAAGGTATCTACTTTAAGAAAATCACCCTGTCCACTACCATGGGCCCGGGTCTGACCATCGACCACTCTGCGCTGGTATAA
- a CDS encoding type III pantothenate kinase: MILDLDIGNTLSKWRLKDAESSEIRSRGAVWTREEWRPGADIPDLDVVEAVRISSVARAAVLEETVALLRRQVRHVYVARSTPEALGVVNGYDEPGRLGVDRWMGALAGYQLAGGCCAVDCGSAITIDFVLPGGVHLGGFIIPGLRLMKESLKLGTRNVAIDPESEADALLEPGRRTVDAVNHGIYMAAVSAINRIYSEVCDQQGVALPVLLTGGDARVVSRGVQVPHAVWPDMVYGGLEACYPLTFAERAGKMSGAPRVPEPVSLEKIRAGLAFSMLL; this comes from the coding sequence ATGATTTTGGATTTGGATATCGGCAACACGCTGTCGAAATGGCGGCTAAAGGATGCCGAGAGTAGTGAGATCCGCTCGCGAGGTGCCGTGTGGACGCGGGAAGAGTGGCGTCCCGGGGCAGACATTCCCGACTTGGATGTCGTGGAGGCAGTGCGTATCTCCAGCGTGGCCAGGGCCGCCGTGCTCGAAGAGACTGTTGCGCTGTTACGCCGCCAAGTACGACACGTCTATGTGGCCCGCTCAACGCCGGAAGCGCTTGGCGTCGTCAACGGGTACGACGAGCCAGGGCGTCTAGGGGTCGACCGCTGGATGGGCGCGCTAGCGGGCTATCAGTTGGCGGGAGGGTGTTGCGCGGTGGATTGCGGCAGCGCCATCACCATCGACTTCGTCCTGCCGGGCGGTGTGCACTTGGGTGGCTTTATCATTCCAGGACTGCGGCTGATGAAAGAGAGCCTGAAGCTGGGAACGCGCAATGTCGCCATCGATCCTGAAAGCGAGGCTGATGCGCTGCTGGAACCTGGGCGACGCACGGTGGATGCGGTGAACCACGGCATTTACATGGCGGCCGTCAGTGCCATCAACCGCATTTATAGTGAGGTATGCGATCAGCAGGGCGTGGCGCTGCCGGTGCTGTTGACCGGCGGCGATGCGCGCGTGGTTTCCCGTGGTGTTCAAGTGCCTCACGCGGTGTGGCCCGATATGGTATACGGCGGGTTGGAAGCCTGCTATCCGCTTACGTTTGCCGAGCGGGCGGGAAAGATGTCGGGAGCACCGCGAGTGCCCGAGCCAGTATCGTTAGAAAAAATTCGCGCAGGCCTTGCATTCTCCATGCTGCTTTGA
- the secE gene encoding preprotein translocase subunit SecE — MKPSSVKHGAEVQQTRHDGLKWAAVVALLVVAVVGNTYFADVGLLYRVLGVVVLCALAGLIALTTTKGRDLVELAISAKKEIQRVVWPTRPETIQTTAIVLVAVLVVGLMLWLIDTLLGWAMSGVIG, encoded by the coding sequence ATGAAGCCTAGTTCCGTAAAACATGGCGCAGAGGTGCAACAGACGCGCCATGACGGGCTCAAGTGGGCGGCGGTTGTGGCGCTGCTTGTCGTTGCAGTCGTTGGTAATACCTATTTCGCCGATGTTGGCCTGCTCTACCGCGTCTTGGGTGTGGTGGTGTTGTGTGCGCTTGCGGGTTTGATCGCCTTAACAACCACCAAAGGTCGCGACTTAGTCGAGCTGGCCATCAGCGCCAAGAAAGAGATTCAGCGCGTTGTATGGCCGACCCGTCCTGAAACCATTCAGACCACCGCTATTGTGCTGGTGGCTGTGTTGGTGGTGGGTCTGATGCTGTGGTTGATCGATACTCTTCTTGGCTGGGCGATGTCCGGCGTCATTGGTTAG
- the nusG gene encoding transcription termination/antitermination protein NusG, whose translation MSKRWYVVHAYSGFEKHVMRSLIERVKMYGMEDRFGEILVPTEEVVEMRDGKRRKSERKFYPGYVLVEMEMVDETWHLVNETPRVMGFIGGTKEKPAAITTREAEAILRRVKDGTDKPRPKTMFEPGQSVRVIDGPFADFNGVVEEVNYDKSRLQVSVLIFGRATPVELEFSQVEKE comes from the coding sequence ATGTCCAAACGTTGGTACGTCGTCCACGCTTATTCCGGCTTTGAAAAGCATGTCATGCGCTCGCTGATCGAGCGTGTGAAGATGTACGGCATGGAAGATCGCTTTGGCGAAATCCTGGTGCCGACGGAAGAAGTGGTCGAGATGCGCGACGGCAAGCGCCGCAAGAGTGAGCGTAAGTTCTATCCCGGCTATGTATTGGTCGAGATGGAAATGGTGGATGAAACCTGGCACTTGGTGAATGAAACGCCGCGAGTGATGGGTTTTATCGGTGGCACCAAAGAGAAGCCCGCCGCAATTACTACTCGCGAAGCCGAAGCAATCTTGCGTCGCGTGAAAGACGGTACCGACAAGCCGCGGCCTAAAACGATGTTTGAGCCGGGTCAGTCTGTCCGCGTTATTGATGGTCCGTTTGCTGACTTCAACGGTGTTGTTGAAGAAGTGAACTACGACAAGAGCCGTCTGCAGGTCAGTGTGCTGATCTTTGGGCGTGCGACGCCTGTTGAGCTTGAGTTCTCACAGGTAGAAAAAGAGTAA
- the rpoB gene encoding DNA-directed RNA polymerase subunit beta — protein MAYSYTEKKRIRKDFGKLPQVMDVPYLLAIQLDSYYDFLQQDRSPDERHEVGLHAAFKSVFPIESFSGNAALEYVSYRFGTPAFDVKECQLRGVTYSAPLRVKVRLIIYDRDSSNKAIKDIKEQEVYMGEIPLMTENGTFVINGTERVIVSQLHRSPGVFFDHDKGKSHSSGKLLYSARVIPYRGSWLDFEFDPKDNVFVRIDRRRKLPASVLMRALGMSTEEILTEFFETSKFHIEKTGFSVELVPSRLRGETATFDIKDGEGNVIVEEGRRITQKHIRQLEKAGLERLEVPMEYLFGKTLAKDQIDTKTGELICPCNTEITPEVLERMAQGGITHIETLYTNDLDCGSFISDTLKLDTTGSQLEALVEIYRMMRPGEPPTKEAAETLFHNLFFTEDRYDLSGVGRMKFNRRLRRESDTGSGVLDRKDILDVLRELINIRNGFGDVDDIDHLGNRRIRCVGEMAENQFRVGLVRVERAVKERLSMAESEGLMPQDLINAKPVAAAVKEFFGSSQLSQFMDQNNPLSEVTHKRRVSALGPGGLTRERAGFEVRDVHATHYGRLCPIETPEGPNIGLINSLATYSHTNSYGFLETPYRKVINSQVTDEVVHLSAIEEGDFVIAQASAAVDESGKLSDDLVQVRHRGETTFMRPEQVTLMDVSPRQVVSVAAALIPFLEHDDANRALMGANMQRQAVPTLRADKPLVGTGMERFVARDSGVCAVARRGGVIDSVDARRVVVRVNEDEIIGGEAGVDIYNLTKYTRSNQNTCMNQRPIVRPGDNVARGDILADGPSVDMGDLALGQNMRIAFMPWNGYNFEDSILLSERVVQEDRFTTIHIQELTCVSRDTKLGPEEITSDIPNVGESALGKLDEAGVVYIGAEVGPGDILVGKVTPKGETQLTPEEKLLRAIFGEKASDVKDTSLRAPTGMKGTVIDVQVFTRDGVEKDSRALSIEQMQLDEVRKDLQETYRIAEDATFERLKRTLAGQAVNGGPQLKKGDVLDEAYLDELPRQQWFKLRMQDESYNELLAQADEQLENRRKEMDERFEDKKRKLTQGDDLAPGVLKIVKVYMAVKRRIQPGDKMAGRHGNKGVISAIMPIEDMPFDEKGEPVDVVLNPLGVPSRMNVGQILETHLGMAARGLGVKIDAMLRDARGQQVAEIRDFLGQVYNTPGTRVEDIDSLTDDEVIALAKNLKGGVPMATPVFDGAKEHEIKHLLKLADIPESGQMTLYDGRTGDAFDRPVTVGYMYMLKLNHLVDDKMHARSTGSYSLVTQQPLGGKAQFGGQRFGEMEVWALEAYGAAYTLQEMLTVKSDDVEGRTKMYKNIVDGDHTMQAGMPESFNVLVKEIRSLGIDIELES, from the coding sequence ATGGCTTACTCATATACTGAGAAAAAACGCATCCGCAAGGATTTCGGCAAACTGCCCCAAGTGATGGATGTGCCTTACTTGCTGGCCATCCAGCTTGATTCCTACTACGACTTTCTCCAGCAGGATCGTTCGCCCGACGAGCGCCACGAGGTTGGCCTGCACGCGGCGTTCAAGTCCGTGTTCCCGATCGAGAGCTTCTCAGGTAATGCGGCCCTGGAGTACGTCAGCTACCGTTTCGGTACGCCGGCATTCGATGTCAAAGAGTGTCAGCTGCGTGGCGTGACCTATTCCGCTCCGCTGCGTGTCAAGGTTCGCTTGATCATCTATGATCGCGACTCTTCGAACAAGGCCATCAAGGATATCAAAGAGCAGGAAGTCTACATGGGGGAAATCCCCCTGATGACCGAGAACGGTACCTTCGTGATCAACGGTACTGAGCGGGTTATCGTTTCCCAGCTCCACCGCTCGCCCGGTGTGTTCTTCGATCACGACAAAGGCAAGAGCCACTCTTCTGGTAAGTTGCTCTACTCTGCTCGCGTGATTCCTTACCGTGGTTCTTGGCTCGACTTCGAGTTCGACCCGAAAGACAACGTCTTCGTTCGTATCGACCGTCGCCGCAAACTGCCGGCGTCAGTATTGATGCGTGCGCTGGGCATGAGCACCGAAGAGATCCTGACGGAGTTCTTTGAAACCAGCAAATTCCACATCGAGAAGACCGGTTTCTCTGTGGAGCTGGTACCGTCACGCCTGCGCGGCGAAACGGCCACCTTCGACATCAAAGATGGCGAAGGCAACGTGATTGTGGAAGAAGGGCGCCGCATTACCCAGAAGCACATTCGTCAGCTTGAAAAAGCGGGTCTTGAGCGTCTGGAAGTGCCGATGGAGTACCTGTTCGGCAAAACGCTGGCCAAAGACCAGATCGATACCAAAACCGGTGAGCTGATCTGTCCGTGTAATACGGAAATCACTCCGGAAGTCCTGGAGCGTATGGCGCAGGGCGGTATCACGCATATCGAAACCCTCTACACCAACGACCTCGACTGTGGTTCGTTCATTTCCGACACCCTGAAGCTGGATACGACCGGCTCACAGTTGGAAGCGCTGGTTGAAATTTACCGCATGATGCGCCCCGGTGAGCCGCCCACCAAAGAGGCTGCCGAGACGCTGTTCCACAACCTGTTCTTCACCGAAGACCGCTACGACCTGTCGGGCGTTGGTCGGATGAAGTTCAACCGTCGTCTGCGTCGTGAAAGCGACACGGGCTCTGGCGTATTGGATCGTAAAGACATCCTCGATGTGCTACGCGAGCTGATCAATATTCGTAACGGCTTCGGCGACGTGGACGATATCGATCACCTGGGTAACCGTCGTATTCGCTGTGTGGGCGAAATGGCCGAGAACCAGTTCCGCGTCGGTCTGGTGCGTGTCGAGCGCGCAGTGAAAGAGCGTCTTTCCATGGCGGAAAGCGAAGGCCTGATGCCGCAAGACCTGATCAACGCCAAGCCCGTTGCGGCGGCGGTGAAAGAGTTCTTTGGCTCCAGCCAGCTGTCTCAGTTCATGGACCAGAACAACCCGCTCTCCGAGGTGACTCACAAGCGTCGTGTGTCCGCACTCGGCCCGGGTGGCCTGACCCGTGAGCGTGCAGGCTTCGAAGTGCGCGACGTACACGCCACGCACTATGGCCGTCTATGCCCGATCGAAACGCCGGAAGGCCCGAACATCGGTCTGATCAACTCGCTGGCGACGTACAGCCACACCAACAGCTACGGCTTCCTGGAAACGCCTTACCGTAAAGTCATCAACAGCCAGGTGACCGATGAGGTGGTGCATCTCTCCGCGATCGAGGAGGGCGATTTCGTTATCGCGCAGGCCTCTGCCGCCGTGGATGAGTCTGGCAAGCTGAGCGATGACCTGGTGCAGGTACGTCACCGTGGCGAGACGACCTTTATGCGTCCCGAGCAAGTGACGCTGATGGACGTGTCTCCGCGTCAGGTCGTCTCCGTGGCCGCCGCGCTGATTCCGTTCCTCGAGCACGACGATGCTAACCGCGCCTTGATGGGTGCGAACATGCAGCGTCAGGCCGTGCCGACCCTGCGCGCCGACAAGCCGCTGGTCGGTACCGGCATGGAGCGTTTCGTGGCACGCGACTCCGGCGTGTGTGCCGTGGCGCGCCGTGGCGGCGTCATTGACTCCGTCGACGCGCGTCGTGTCGTGGTGCGGGTCAACGAAGATGAAATCATCGGCGGTGAAGCCGGTGTCGACATCTACAACCTGACCAAGTACACCCGTTCTAACCAGAACACCTGCATGAACCAACGTCCCATCGTGCGTCCTGGTGACAACGTGGCACGTGGCGATATCCTCGCCGACGGTCCGTCCGTCGACATGGGGGATCTGGCGCTGGGTCAGAACATGCGTATCGCGTTCATGCCCTGGAACGGCTACAACTTCGAGGACTCCATTCTGCTCTCCGAGCGGGTCGTTCAAGAAGACCGTTTCACCACGATCCACATTCAGGAACTGACCTGTGTGTCCCGCGACACAAAGTTGGGGCCGGAAGAGATCACCTCCGATATTCCCAACGTCGGTGAGTCCGCGCTGGGCAAATTGGATGAAGCAGGCGTCGTCTACATCGGTGCCGAAGTCGGCCCTGGTGACATTCTGGTCGGTAAGGTTACGCCCAAAGGCGAAACCCAGCTGACGCCCGAAGAGAAGCTGCTGCGCGCCATCTTCGGTGAGAAAGCGTCCGACGTAAAAGATACCTCCTTGCGTGCCCCGACCGGCATGAAAGGGACGGTCATCGACGTTCAGGTCTTCACCCGTGACGGCGTCGAAAAAGACTCCCGTGCGCTCTCCATCGAGCAGATGCAACTGGACGAAGTGCGTAAGGATCTTCAAGAGACCTACCGCATCGCCGAAGATGCCACCTTCGAGCGTCTGAAGCGCACGCTGGCCGGTCAAGCCGTCAACGGTGGACCGCAGCTGAAGAAAGGCGACGTGCTGGACGAAGCGTACCTGGACGAACTGCCCCGTCAGCAGTGGTTCAAGCTGCGCATGCAGGATGAGTCGTACAACGAGCTGCTGGCCCAGGCCGACGAACAGCTCGAAAACCGTCGTAAAGAGATGGACGAGCGTTTCGAAGACAAGAAGCGCAAACTGACCCAGGGCGACGATCTCGCGCCGGGCGTGCTGAAAATCGTCAAGGTCTACATGGCGGTGAAGCGTCGTATCCAGCCCGGTGACAAGATGGCCGGTCGTCACGGTAACAAAGGTGTTATCTCCGCGATCATGCCCATCGAAGACATGCCGTTCGACGAGAAGGGCGAGCCGGTGGACGTGGTGCTGAACCCGCTGGGTGTACCGTCGCGTATGAACGTTGGTCAGATCCTGGAAACCCACCTGGGTATGGCGGCACGTGGTCTCGGGGTCAAGATTGACGCCATGCTGCGTGATGCTCGCGGCCAGCAGGTTGCTGAAATTCGCGACTTCCTGGGCCAGGTGTATAACACGCCGGGTACCCGCGTCGAGGACATCGACTCCCTGACCGATGACGAAGTCATCGCGCTGGCGAAGAACCTCAAAGGCGGTGTGCCGATGGCTACGCCGGTGTTTGACGGTGCCAAAGAGCACGAAATCAAGCACCTGCTGAAGCTGGCGGACATTCCGGAGTCGGGCCAAATGACGCTGTATGACGGTCGTACCGGCGATGCGTTTGACCGTCCGGTGACCGTTGGCTACATGTACATGCTGAAGCTCAACCACCTGGTAGACGACAAGATGCACGCGCGTTCTACCGGCTCTTACTCGCTTGTTACGCAGCAGCCGCTGGGTGGTAAGGCGCAGTTCGGTGGTCAGCGCTTTGGTGAGATGGAAGTGTGGGCGCTGGAAGCCTATGGCGCCGCGTACACGCTGCAAGAGATGCTCACCGTCAAGTCGGACGACGTCGAAGGCCGCACCAAGATGTACAAGAACATCGTGGATGGCGACCACACCATGCAGGCAGGCATGCCGGAATCCTTCAACGTACTCGTGAAGGAAATCCGCTCGCTGGGCATCGATATCGAGTTAGAGAGCTAG
- the rplK gene encoding 50S ribosomal protein L11, whose product MAKKVQAYIKLQVAAGKANPSPPVGPALGQHGVNIMEFCKAFNAATQEIEPGLPTPVVITVYSDRSFTFVTKTPPAAVLLKKAAGIKSGSGEPNKKKVGTVTREQLEEIAKTKEPDMTAADLDAAVRTIAGSARSMGLNVEGL is encoded by the coding sequence ATGGCCAAGAAAGTACAGGCTTACATCAAACTGCAGGTTGCTGCAGGTAAAGCCAACCCGAGTCCGCCCGTAGGCCCCGCGCTGGGTCAGCACGGCGTGAACATCATGGAATTCTGTAAGGCGTTTAACGCTGCCACTCAAGAAATTGAGCCGGGTCTGCCGACGCCTGTCGTGATCACTGTTTACTCTGACCGCAGCTTCACGTTCGTCACCAAGACGCCGCCTGCTGCCGTGCTGCTGAAAAAAGCAGCGGGCATCAAGTCAGGTTCTGGTGAGCCGAACAAGAAGAAAGTTGGTACCGTGACTCGCGAGCAGCTCGAAGAGATCGCTAAAACCAAAGAGCCGGATATGACGGCTGCTGATCTCGATGCCGCAGTGCGCACCATCGCTGGTAGCGCTCGTAGCATGGGCTTAAACGTGGAGGGTCTCTGA
- the rplJ gene encoding 50S ribosomal protein L10, which translates to MPLALEGKKAIVAEVSEAAKGALSVVVADSRGVTVSKMTDLRKQARENGVELRVVRNTLARRALEGTQWECLNESFVGPTLLAFSTEHPGAAARLFKEFAKDEKNFEVKALAYEGELIPAADIDRLATLPTYDEAIAKLMSVMKEASAGKLVRTLAALRDQKQEAEAA; encoded by the coding sequence GTGCCACTAGCACTTGAAGGCAAGAAAGCGATTGTTGCCGAGGTCAGTGAAGCGGCCAAGGGCGCACTCTCCGTCGTAGTTGCCGATTCTCGTGGCGTTACGGTCAGCAAGATGACCGATCTGCGTAAGCAGGCCCGTGAGAACGGTGTTGAGCTTCGTGTTGTTCGTAACACGCTGGCTCGCCGCGCACTCGAAGGCACTCAGTGGGAGTGTCTGAACGAGAGCTTTGTTGGTCCTACTCTGTTGGCTTTCTCTACCGAACACCCGGGCGCTGCCGCTCGTCTGTTCAAAGAGTTCGCTAAAGACGAGAAGAACTTCGAAGTCAAAGCGCTGGCCTACGAAGGTGAGCTGATTCCGGCTGCTGACATCGATCGTCTAGCAACCCTGCCGACTTACGACGAGGCCATTGCCAAGTTGATGTCGGTCATGAAAGAAGCCTCCGCTGGCAAGCTGGTTCGTACTCTGGCCGCCCTGCGCGACCAGAAGCAAGAAGCCGAAGCTGCCTAA
- the rplL gene encoding 50S ribosomal protein L7/L12 yields MALTKDDIINAVADMSVMEVVELIEAMEEKFGVSAAAAVMAGPAAGGEAAAEEQTEFDLVLASAGDKKVNVIKAVREITGLGLKEAKGAVDGAPATIKEAMSKEDAEAAKKKLEEAGATVELK; encoded by the coding sequence ATGGCACTGACCAAAGACGATATCATCAATGCTGTAGCCGACATGTCCGTAATGGAAGTTGTCGAGCTGATCGAAGCGATGGAAGAGAAGTTCGGCGTTTCTGCAGCGGCGGCCGTTATGGCTGGCCCGGCTGCTGGCGGCGAAGCAGCTGCTGAAGAGCAGACCGAGTTTGACCTGGTACTGGCATCTGCTGGTGACAAGAAAGTTAACGTCATCAAAGCCGTTCGTGAAATCACCGGTCTTGGCCTGAAAGAAGCCAAAGGTGCCGTTGACGGCGCGCCGGCGACCATCAAAGAAGCCATGTCTAAAGAAGACGCTGAAGCAGCTAAGAAGAAGCTGGAAGAAGCGGGCGCAACCGTCGAGCTCAAGTAA